The following proteins come from a genomic window of Planctomycetota bacterium:
- the nth gene encoding endonuclease III produces MTASRARVGWILRTLRGRYPLTMLGGWKENGVGPFRHLVGTILSARSRDETTDRVTDALFRRYPTPAALARARTSALERLLRPIGFYRTKARYVRAAARHVLRRGGVPDTLEGLLEIPGVGRKVANCVLVYAFGREAIPVDTHVHRIANRLGWVRTRAPEQTERALAALVPRTLWPILNEVLVAHGKAVCRPVVPRCGRCPVRRACATGRVLTVAPEDA; encoded by the coding sequence ATGACCGCCTCCCGAGCCCGCGTCGGGTGGATCCTCCGGACGCTGCGCGGGCGGTACCCGCTCACGATGCTCGGCGGCTGGAAAGAGAACGGGGTGGGGCCCTTCCGGCACCTCGTGGGCACGATCCTGTCGGCCCGGTCGCGGGACGAAACCACGGACCGGGTGACCGACGCGCTCTTCCGCCGCTATCCGACGCCCGCCGCCCTGGCGCGGGCGCGGACGTCCGCCCTCGAGCGGCTCCTCCGACCCATCGGCTTCTACCGCACCAAGGCGCGCTACGTCCGCGCGGCGGCCCGCCACGTCCTCCGGCGCGGCGGGGTTCCCGACACCCTGGAAGGGCTCCTCGAGATCCCCGGCGTGGGCCGCAAGGTCGCCAACTGCGTGCTCGTCTACGCCTTCGGCCGCGAGGCGATTCCCGTGGACACGCACGTCCACCGGATCGCCAACCGCCTGGGCTGGGTGCGCACCCGCGCGCCGGAACAGACCGAGCGGGCGCTCGCCGCCCTCGTTCCCCGAACGCTTTGGCCGATCCTCAACGAAGTCCTCGTGGCGCACGGCAAGGCGGTGTGCCGTCCGGTCGTCCCACGGTGCGGCCGGTGTCCCGTGCGCCGGGCGTGCGCGACGGGGCGCGTCCTTACGGTCGCTCCCGAAGACGCTTGA
- a CDS encoding phosphoribosylaminoimidazolesuccinocarboxamide synthase: protein MTEGVLLQSNLPGLALVSRGKVRDMYDLGDKLLIVTTDRISAFDVVMANGIPFKGKVLNRLSEFWFRFLGVPHHMITCEVDEMPPEVRPYADVLRDRAMLVRKAQPFPVECVARGYLIGSGWKDYLETGAVCGIPLPPGLQQAQKLDRPLFTPATKAASGHDENIDFERVVAAVGRATAERLRELTLSLYTKAADYAETKGLILADTKFEFGLVDGRITLIDEALTPDSSRYWPKAEYRVGISPPSFDKQFVRDYLESIRFNKKPPGPTLPPDIVEKTSLKYLEAYRLLTGRELRP, encoded by the coding sequence GTGACCGAAGGCGTCCTGCTCCAGTCGAACCTCCCCGGCCTTGCGCTCGTCTCCCGCGGCAAGGTGCGGGACATGTACGACCTTGGGGACAAGCTCCTCATCGTCACCACCGACCGCATCAGCGCCTTCGACGTCGTGATGGCCAACGGAATCCCCTTCAAGGGCAAGGTCCTCAACCGCCTTTCGGAGTTCTGGTTCCGGTTCCTCGGCGTTCCCCATCACATGATCACGTGCGAAGTGGACGAGATGCCCCCCGAGGTCCGCCCGTACGCCGACGTCCTGCGCGATCGAGCCATGCTCGTGCGCAAGGCCCAGCCCTTTCCCGTCGAATGCGTCGCCCGCGGATACCTCATCGGCAGCGGCTGGAAGGACTACCTCGAAACCGGCGCCGTCTGCGGCATCCCGCTGCCTCCCGGCCTCCAGCAGGCCCAGAAGCTCGACCGGCCTCTCTTCACCCCCGCCACGAAGGCCGCCTCCGGCCACGACGAGAACATCGATTTCGAGCGCGTCGTCGCCGCCGTCGGGCGCGCGACCGCCGAGCGCCTCCGGGAGCTCACGCTCTCCCTCTACACCAAAGCCGCCGATTACGCCGAAACGAAGGGGCTTATTCTCGCGGACACGAAGTTCGAGTTCGGGCTCGTGGACGGCCGGATCACCCTCATCGACGAGGCGCTCACGCCGGACTCTTCCCGCTACTGGCCCAAGGCCGAGTATCGGGTGGGAATTTCCCCTCCGTCCTTCGACAAACAGTTCGTGCGGGACTATCTCGAATCGATTCGCTTCAACAAGAAACCGCCCGGGCCCACGCTTCCTCCGGACATCGTCGAGAAGACCAGCCTCAAGTACCTCGAGGCGTACCGCCTCCTGACGGGGCGCGAGCTTCGCCCATGA
- the ruvC gene encoding crossover junction endodeoxyribonuclease RuvC, which translates to MTPRIVAVDPGTRRIGYAVFRLGPHDPDLAECGAVFVRGKDLPERLLHIHRGIDRLFRRLRPRDVVIERPFVGRSVRDGMTLNAARAVCMLAAAAARARVYEYAPAQVKRAVTGNGQAPKEFVQRMVQTTLGLREAPEFDVADALALALCHLYRL; encoded by the coding sequence ATGACCCCGCGCATCGTCGCCGTCGATCCCGGCACGCGGCGCATCGGGTACGCCGTCTTCCGCCTCGGTCCGCACGACCCGGACCTGGCCGAGTGCGGCGCCGTTTTCGTCCGCGGGAAAGATCTGCCCGAACGGCTTCTTCACATCCACCGGGGCATCGACCGCCTGTTCCGCCGGCTTCGTCCCCGCGACGTCGTCATCGAGCGGCCGTTCGTGGGCCGGAGCGTCCGCGACGGGATGACGCTCAACGCCGCCCGCGCCGTCTGCATGCTCGCCGCCGCCGCGGCGCGCGCGCGCGTCTACGAATACGCCCCGGCCCAGGTCAAGCGCGCCGTCACGGGAAACGGCCAGGCCCCCAAGGAGTTCGTCCAGCGGATGGTCCAGACAACCCTCGGCCTGCGCGAGGCGCCCGAGTTCGACGTGGCCGACGCCCTCGCCCTGGCCCTTTGCCATCTTTACCGCCTATGA